One part of the Solanum dulcamara chromosome 8, daSolDulc1.2, whole genome shotgun sequence genome encodes these proteins:
- the LOC129900405 gene encoding floral homeotic protein PMADS 2: MGRGKIEIKRIENSNNRQVTYSKRRNGIIKKAKEITVLCEAKVSLIIFGASGKIHEYCSPSTTISDMLDGYQKATGRRLWDAKHENLSNEIDRIKKENDSMQVELRHLKGEDLNSLNHKELIMMEEALQNGLSSVSAKQSEILRMIRKNDQILEEENKQLQYALHQKQMAAMGGSGNMRGIHHEEVYHQSDRDYEYQMPFALRVQPMQPNLHERI, translated from the exons ATGGGAAGAGGGAAAATAGAGATAAAGAGAATAGAAAACTCAAATAATAGACAAGTAACTTATTCCAAGAGAAGAAATGGGATAATCAAGAAAGCTAAAGAAATTACTGTTCTTTGTGAAGCTAAAGTCTCACTTATAATTTTTGGTGCTTCTGGGAAGATACATGAATATTGTAGCCCTTCTACCAC GATAAGTGATATGTTGGATGGTTACCAAAAGGCTACTGGGAGGAGACTATGGGATGCTAAGCATGAG AACTTGAGCAATGAAATtgatagaatcaagaaagagaaTGACAGTATGCAGGTTGAGCTCAg GCACCTTAAAGGAGAAGATCTCAATTCACTGAACCACAAAGAACTTATAATGATGGAAGAAGCCTTACAAAATGGGCTCTCTAGTGTCAGTGCCAAGcag TCTGAGATCTTGAGGATGATCAGGAAAAAT GATCAAATTCTGGAGGAGGAAAATAAGCAACTTCAATATGCTTTG CACCAAAAGCAGATGGCAGCCATGGGTGGAAGTGGAAATATGAGAGGGATTCATCATGAAGAAGTGTATCATCAAAGTGATAGGGATTATGAATACCAGATGCCATTTGCCCTACGAGTTCAGCCAATGCAGCCAAATCTACATGAAAGAATCTAg
- the LOC129900047 gene encoding uncharacterized protein LOC129900047: MAIDKDIQELLVIGDSDLLIHQVQGEWAVKNSKIVPYVKLVQRLCKRFRKIEFRHTSRLQNEFADALATMSSMIKYPDTSYIDPMEIYLKEQPAHFSHVEVELDERPWYFDIKKYLKTGTYPDDATFNQKKAIRRMDNNFYPSGETLYRKTLDMGLLRCVDAMEAIKLLEQIHARVCGTHMNGLTLAKKILRFGYFLMTMEHDCCKYVQKCHQCQVHGDLFRVPPYQLNAMSSPWPFVAWGMDAIGPIEPAASNRHRFILVAIDYFTKWVEAASYKSVTKKVVKDFVRNNLICRFGIPNSIITDNGANLNSYLMKEICEQFKINHRNSTAYRPQINGAVEAANNNIKKILRKMIDNHRGWHEMFSYALLGYRTTVRTSIGATPYLLVYGTEAVIPAKVEIPSLKIIQEAELSNADWVRNRIDHLHLIDEKRMTVVCHGQLYQQRMTRAFNKE; encoded by the coding sequence ATGGCGATCGATAAAGATATTCAAGAGTTGCTGGTAATCGGAGATTCAGATTTACTGATTCATCAGGTTCAGGGGGAGTGGGCCGTAAAAAATTCGAAGATTGTACCGTACGTGAAATTAGTGCAAAGGTTGTGTAAAAGGTTTCGCAAGATCGAGTTTAGGCATACCTCAAGGTTGCAGAATGAATTTGCTGACGCTCTTGCTACTATGTCCTCAATGATCAAATATCCAGATACAAGTTACATTGACCCTATGGAGATATATTTGAAAGAACAACCCGCTCACTTTTCGCATGTTGAAGTAGAACTAGATGAGAGACCTTGGTATTTTGACATAAAAAAGTATCTAAAGACCGGGACTTATCCAGATGATGCGACTTTCAATCAGAAGAAAGCAATACGTCGAATGGATAACAATTTCTATCCAAGTGGAGAAACCCTTTATAGGAAAACTCTAGATATGGGACTTCTCAGATGTGTCGATGCCATGGAAGCTATAAAGCTTCTCGAACAGATTCATGCGAGAGTGTGTGGAACTCATATGAATGGGCTTACCTTGGCGAAAAAGATCCTTCGATTCGGCTATTTTTTGATGACTATGGAGCATGATTGTTGTAAGTATGTgcaaaaatgtcatcaatgtcaAGTGCACGGTGATTTGTTTCGAGTACCTCCTTACCAACTCAATGCTATGAGTTCTCCTTGGCCATTTGTGGCTTGGGGCATGGATGCCATTGGTCCAATAGAGCCAGCCGCCTCTAATAGACATAGGTTCATTTTAGTCGCCATTGATTACTTCACCAAATGGGTGGAAGCAGCCTCGTACAAATCAGTTACAAAGAAGGTAGTAAAAGACTTCGTCCGTAATAATTTGATATGTAGATTCGGAATACCGAATTCCATCATTACCGATAATGGAGCAAATCTCAATAGTTATTTGATGAAAGAGATATGTGAGCAATTCAAGATTAATCATCGAAACTCAACCGCATATCGTCCCCAAATAAATGGAGCCGTAGAAGCtgccaacaacaacatcaaaaagATTCTGAGGAAAATGATTGACAATCACAGAGGTTGGCATGAGATGTTTTCATATGCTTTGTTAGGATACCGAACGACTGTCAGAACATCAATTGGAGCAACCCCATACTTGCTAGTGTATGGGACGGAGGCTGTAATCCCCGCCAAAGTGGAAATAccatcattgaaaatcattcaaGAAGCTGAATTGAGCAACGCCGATTGGGTTCGTAATCGAATTGACCATTTGCAtttgattgatgaaaagagaatgaCTGTCGTTTGCCATGGTCAATTGTACCAACAAAGAATGACTCGTGCTTTTAACAAGGAGTGA